A single window of Longimicrobium sp. DNA harbors:
- a CDS encoding adenylate kinase, with translation MDVILLGAPGAGKGTQGVLLAEKLGVPKIATGDMLRDAVRAGTELGRRAKAVMDTGGLVPDDVILGMVRERLARPDAAGGAVFDGYPRNAAQAGQLDRLLADAGRRIGAVVYLEVADEAIVRRMSGRRTDPETGTVYHVEHNPPPPEVAPRVVQRDDDREDTVRRRLEVYRASTAPLVEHYRAAGVPVHTVDGDRPIEAVQGDILRLLGR, from the coding sequence ATGGACGTGATCCTCCTCGGCGCCCCGGGGGCCGGCAAGGGCACCCAGGGCGTCTTGCTTGCGGAGAAGCTGGGCGTCCCCAAGATCGCCACCGGCGACATGCTCCGCGACGCGGTGCGCGCCGGGACGGAGCTGGGCCGGCGCGCCAAGGCCGTCATGGACACGGGCGGGCTGGTCCCCGACGACGTGATCCTGGGGATGGTGCGCGAGCGCCTGGCCCGGCCCGACGCGGCCGGCGGGGCGGTGTTCGACGGCTACCCGCGCAACGCCGCGCAGGCCGGGCAGCTCGACCGGCTGCTGGCCGACGCGGGGCGCCGGATCGGCGCGGTGGTCTACCTGGAGGTGGCCGACGAGGCGATCGTCCGCCGCATGAGCGGGCGGCGCACCGACCCGGAGACGGGCACGGTCTACCACGTGGAGCACAACCCGCCGCCGCCCGAGGTGGCGCCCCGGGTGGTGCAGCGCGACGACGACCGCGAGGACACGGTGCGCAGGCGGCTGGAGGTGTACCGCGCGAGCACGGCGCCGCTGGTGGAGCACTACCGCGCCGCGGGGGTGCCCGTGCACACGGTGGACGGCGACCGCCCGATCGAGGCGGTGCAGGGCGACATCCTGAGGCTGCTGGGGCGGTGA
- the secY gene encoding preprotein translocase subunit SecY → MANPVANLFRIPELKEKILFTLLCLFIYRIGAHVTAPWIDVVALREYAGRLAGTAFGIYDMFVGGGLSKATVFALGIMPYISASIMFQLLATVVPSIEKMQKEGEEGRKKLTQYTRYATVLLSVFQAYGYAMFLETQVPQAVVNPGWGFRIVMILTLTTGAVFIMWLGEQITERGIGNGMSLMIFFGIVEALPSALYETGRLVANGGVQPIAVVVLLAMMAVTIAGTVAITMAMRKIPVQIPQKVMGRGRIRQGQKSFIPLRLNMAGVMPIIFAQSIMILPATAATFAGGGALQRFARWFDVNSVPYYAVFTLLIIFFTYFYTAIIYNPVDIAENLKKQGAFVPGVKPGARTAEYIDRVMTRISLPGALFLAAIAIVPSMVLNAFGVAGLSRVLGGTGLLIVVGVALDTVQQMQQHLLLRRYDGFMKKGRVKFRGRQQRYI, encoded by the coding sequence ATGGCGAACCCCGTCGCGAACCTGTTCCGGATCCCGGAGCTGAAGGAGAAGATCCTTTTCACGCTCCTCTGCCTGTTCATCTACCGGATCGGCGCCCACGTCACGGCGCCGTGGATCGACGTGGTGGCGCTGCGCGAGTACGCGGGGCGCCTGGCCGGCACCGCGTTCGGGATCTACGACATGTTCGTCGGGGGCGGCCTGTCCAAGGCCACGGTCTTCGCCCTCGGGATCATGCCCTACATCTCGGCCAGCATCATGTTCCAGCTGCTGGCCACGGTGGTGCCCAGCATCGAGAAGATGCAGAAGGAGGGCGAGGAGGGGCGCAAGAAGCTCACGCAGTACACCCGCTACGCCACCGTGCTGCTCTCCGTCTTCCAGGCGTACGGCTACGCCATGTTCCTGGAGACGCAGGTGCCGCAGGCGGTGGTCAACCCCGGGTGGGGCTTCCGCATCGTGATGATCCTGACGCTCACCACGGGCGCGGTGTTCATCATGTGGCTGGGCGAGCAGATCACCGAGCGCGGCATCGGCAACGGGATGAGCCTGATGATCTTCTTCGGGATCGTCGAGGCGCTCCCCTCCGCGCTGTACGAGACGGGCCGCCTGGTGGCCAACGGCGGCGTGCAGCCGATCGCCGTGGTGGTGCTCCTCGCCATGATGGCGGTGACCATCGCGGGGACCGTGGCCATCACCATGGCCATGCGCAAGATCCCGGTGCAGATCCCGCAGAAGGTGATGGGGCGGGGGCGCATCCGGCAGGGGCAGAAGTCGTTCATCCCGCTCCGGCTGAACATGGCCGGCGTGATGCCGATCATCTTCGCGCAGTCGATCATGATCCTGCCGGCCACGGCGGCCACCTTCGCCGGGGGCGGGGCGCTGCAGCGCTTCGCGCGCTGGTTCGACGTGAACAGCGTGCCGTACTACGCCGTGTTCACGCTGCTGATCATCTTCTTCACCTACTTCTACACCGCGATCATCTACAACCCGGTTGACATCGCGGAGAACCTGAAGAAGCAGGGCGCCTTCGTCCCCGGCGTGAAGCCGGGCGCGCGCACGGCCGAGTACATCGACCGGGTGATGACGCGCATCTCGCTCCCCGGGGCCCTCTTCCTGGCGGCGATCGCCATCGTCCCCTCGATGGTCCTGAACGCCTTCGGGGTGGCCGGGCTCTCGCGGGTGCTGGGCGGCACGGGGCTGCTGATCGTGGTGGGCGTGGCGCTCGACACCGTGCAGCAGATGCAGCAGCACCTCCTGCTGCGGCGCTACGACGGCTTCATGAAGAAGGGCCGCGTGAAGTTCCGCGGCCGGCAGCAGCGCTACATCTAA
- the rplW gene encoding 50S ribosomal protein L23, whose translation MRNINEVIVRPLVTEKSHRVLDELGAYTFVVAKDANKIEIARAVEKQFDVKVKDVRTMRYAGKAKRMGRHAGRRASWKKAVVTLAEGDSIELFEGV comes from the coding sequence ATGCGTAACATCAACGAGGTGATCGTCCGCCCGCTGGTGACCGAGAAGAGCCACCGGGTCCTGGACGAGCTGGGCGCCTACACCTTCGTGGTGGCCAAGGACGCCAACAAGATCGAGATCGCCCGCGCGGTCGAGAAGCAGTTCGACGTGAAGGTCAAGGACGTGCGCACCATGCGCTACGCCGGCAAGGCCAAGCGCATGGGCCGCCACGCCGGCCGCCGGGCGAGCTGGAAGAAGGCAGTGGTCACCCTCGCCGAGGGCGACAGCATCGAGCTCTTCGAGGGGGTGTGA
- the rpmD gene encoding 50S ribosomal protein L30: MAKIKITQTKSGVGAPEKHRKTLQALGLRHQRSVVQEDNDAIRGMIFQVRHLVRVEDAQEQ; this comes from the coding sequence GTGGCTAAGATCAAGATCACCCAGACCAAGAGCGGGGTGGGCGCGCCGGAGAAGCACCGCAAGACGCTTCAGGCGCTCGGCCTCAGGCACCAGCGGAGCGTCGTGCAGGAAGACAACGACGCGATCCGCGGCATGATCTTTCAGGTCCGCCACCTGGTGAGGGTGGAGGACGCCCAGGAGCAGTGA
- the rplE gene encoding 50S ribosomal protein L5: protein MAKKDKQKAAEEEAPAAETGPRQKPRLQRYYEETVRAKLQQEFGWTTPMRIPRLEKITVNVGLGEAPKNPKLLEGVVAEIGAITGQKPVVTKAKKAISNFALREGSPVGVTVTLRRDRMWEFLDRLVNVAMPRIRDFRGVPTRSFDGRGNYTMGVKEQLIFPEIDYDKVEKVHGMDITFVTSTTRDDEALALLRELGMPFRGESPVIVQAA, encoded by the coding sequence ATGGCGAAGAAGGACAAGCAGAAGGCGGCCGAGGAAGAGGCGCCCGCCGCCGAGACGGGCCCGCGGCAGAAGCCGCGGCTGCAGCGCTACTACGAGGAGACGGTGCGGGCGAAGCTCCAGCAGGAGTTCGGCTGGACCACGCCGATGCGCATCCCCCGGCTGGAGAAGATCACCGTCAACGTGGGCCTGGGCGAGGCGCCCAAGAACCCCAAGCTGCTCGAGGGCGTGGTCGCCGAGATCGGCGCCATCACCGGCCAGAAGCCGGTGGTGACCAAGGCCAAGAAGGCGATCTCGAACTTCGCGCTGCGCGAGGGCTCGCCCGTCGGCGTGACGGTCACGCTGCGGCGCGACCGCATGTGGGAGTTCCTGGACCGGCTGGTCAACGTGGCCATGCCGCGCATCCGCGACTTCCGCGGCGTGCCGACCCGCTCGTTCGACGGCCGCGGGAACTACACCATGGGCGTGAAGGAGCAGCTCATCTTCCCGGAGATCGACTACGACAAGGTGGAGAAGGTCCACGGGATGGACATCACCTTCGTCACCTCGACCACCCGGGACGACGAGGCGCTGGCGCTGCTGCGCGAGCTGGGGATGCCGTTCCGCGGCGAGTCCCCCGTGATCGTCCAGGCGGCGTAA
- the rplV gene encoding 50S ribosomal protein L22: MKARAIARNIGMSPRKMRMVLDLIRGRGVNEAYSILKFSKKAATRPIEKTLRSAVANATQHADAAGGYVDADELVVREAYVNEGPTLKRFSPRAMGRATPILKRTSQLTIVVDTKE; the protein is encoded by the coding sequence ATGAAGGCTCGCGCCATCGCCCGCAACATCGGGATGAGCCCGCGCAAGATGCGGATGGTCCTGGACCTGATCCGCGGCCGGGGAGTCAACGAGGCGTACTCGATCCTGAAGTTCTCGAAGAAGGCGGCCACCCGCCCGATCGAGAAGACGCTCCGCTCGGCCGTCGCCAACGCCACCCAGCACGCCGACGCGGCGGGCGGCTACGTCGACGCCGACGAGCTGGTGGTCAGGGAGGCGTACGTCAACGAGGGGCCCACGCTCAAGCGCTTCAGCCCCCGCGCCATGGGCCGCGCCACCCCGATCCTGAAGCGGACCAGCCAGCTCACCATCGTCGTCGACACCAAGGAGTAG
- the rplB gene encoding 50S ribosomal protein L2: MPTKQFKPVTPGTRFRQTSDFGEVTHKGRPEKSLTEKLSKSGGRNHHGHVTARHIGGGHKKLYRKVDFKRSDKAGVPAKVERIEYDPNRTANLALLVYEDGERRYILHPRGLQVGDTVTSGSGSDIKPGNALPLAEIPLGTTVHNVELKPGKGAQLARSAGAGVQIAAKEGDYVTLRLPSTEVRLVRRECMATVGQVGNVDHEKQSIGKAGANRWRGKRPKVRGVAMNPVDHPLGGGEGKSSGGRPPVSPWGKPEGVKTRHAKKASNKLIVRGRKRGKATK, from the coding sequence ATGCCGACGAAGCAGTTCAAGCCGGTGACTCCCGGCACCCGCTTCCGGCAGACCAGCGACTTCGGCGAGGTGACCCACAAGGGCCGCCCCGAGAAGTCGCTGACCGAGAAGCTGTCCAAGAGCGGCGGCCGCAACCACCACGGTCACGTGACCGCGCGCCACATCGGCGGCGGCCACAAGAAGCTCTACCGCAAGGTCGACTTCAAGCGCTCGGACAAGGCCGGCGTGCCGGCGAAGGTGGAGCGGATCGAGTACGACCCGAACCGCACCGCCAACCTGGCGCTCCTGGTGTACGAGGACGGCGAGCGCCGCTACATCCTGCACCCGCGCGGGCTGCAGGTGGGCGACACCGTCACCAGCGGGTCGGGCTCCGACATCAAGCCCGGCAACGCGCTCCCGCTGGCCGAGATCCCGCTGGGCACCACGGTGCACAACGTGGAGCTGAAGCCGGGCAAGGGCGCGCAGCTGGCCCGCTCGGCGGGCGCCGGCGTGCAGATCGCGGCCAAGGAGGGCGACTACGTCACCCTGCGCCTGCCCAGCACCGAGGTGCGCCTGGTGCGCCGGGAGTGCATGGCCACGGTGGGCCAGGTGGGCAACGTGGACCACGAGAAGCAGTCGATCGGCAAGGCGGGCGCCAACCGCTGGCGCGGCAAGCGGCCGAAGGTGCGCGGCGTGGCCATGAACCCGGTCGACCACCCGCTGGGCGGCGGCGAGGGGAAGAGCTCGGGCGGCCGGCCCCCGGTCTCCCCGTGGGGCAAGCCCGAGGGCGTGAAGACCCGCCACGCCAAGAAGGCGTCGAACAAGCTGATCGTGCGCGGCCGCAAGCGCGGCAAGGCCACGAAGTAA
- the rpsH gene encoding 30S ribosomal protein S8: MVTDPIADMLTRIRNAQLARHRRVDMPLSKLKVEIARLLKENHYIHDYKVLEDGPHPVLRLYLKYYQDKPVIRELRRVSKPGLRKYVGVEEVPRVRNGLGMALLSTSRGVMTDREARAAKVGGELLAIVW, from the coding sequence ATGGTGACCGATCCGATCGCCGACATGCTGACCCGCATCCGCAACGCGCAGCTGGCGCGCCACCGGAGGGTCGACATGCCGCTCAGCAAGCTGAAGGTGGAGATCGCCCGCCTTCTCAAGGAAAATCACTACATCCACGACTACAAGGTCCTGGAGGACGGCCCGCACCCGGTGCTCAGGCTGTACCTGAAGTACTACCAGGACAAGCCCGTCATCCGCGAGCTGCGCCGCGTCTCCAAGCCGGGGCTGCGCAAGTACGTGGGCGTCGAGGAGGTGCCGCGCGTGCGCAACGGGCTGGGGATGGCGCTGCTGTCCACCTCGCGCGGCGTGATGACCGACCGCGAGGCCCGCGCCGCCAAGGTCGGCGGCGAGCTGCTCGCCATCGTGTGGTAA
- the rplX gene encoding 50S ribosomal protein L24, whose protein sequence is MNIRRGDRVKVISGNYKGHEGTVIRVEPDKGRVVVQGVNLRKRHRKPSPAAPEGGIIEFEAPIHASNVMLLDPKSGEPTRVRSGVGPDGKRARVSARSGQVIPKA, encoded by the coding sequence CTGAACATCCGCCGGGGCGACCGCGTGAAGGTCATCTCCGGCAACTACAAGGGCCACGAGGGGACGGTGATCCGCGTGGAGCCCGACAAGGGCCGCGTGGTGGTGCAGGGCGTGAACCTGCGCAAGCGCCACCGCAAGCCCTCGCCGGCCGCCCCCGAGGGCGGGATCATCGAGTTCGAGGCCCCGATCCACGCCTCGAACGTGATGCTCCTGGACCCCAAGAGCGGCGAGCCCACCCGGGTGCGCTCTGGCGTAGGCCCCGACGGGAAGCGGGCGCGGGTCTCGGCCCGCTCGGGGCAGGTGATTCCGAAGGCCTAG
- the rplO gene encoding 50S ribosomal protein L15, translating to MADLSNLSRPAGSHRDRKRLGRGPGSGQGKTAGKGHKGSKARAGHSGPGGGKPHFEGGQMPLQRRLPKRGFTPLERTEYQVVNLWQLEAIPEGDVTPDTLKAHGLIGHARRPVKVLGTGDLTRKVNVSAHRFSRAAREKIEGLGGTVQEIV from the coding sequence ATGGCTGACCTCAGCAACCTGTCCCGCCCCGCCGGCTCGCACCGCGACCGGAAGCGGCTGGGACGCGGCCCCGGCTCCGGCCAGGGGAAGACGGCCGGCAAGGGGCACAAGGGCTCCAAGGCCCGCGCCGGCCACAGCGGCCCCGGCGGCGGCAAGCCGCACTTCGAGGGCGGCCAGATGCCGCTGCAGCGGCGCCTTCCCAAGCGCGGCTTCACGCCGCTGGAGCGCACCGAGTACCAGGTGGTGAACCTCTGGCAGCTCGAGGCGATCCCCGAGGGCGACGTGACCCCCGACACCCTGAAGGCGCACGGGCTGATCGGCCACGCCCGCCGCCCGGTGAAGGTGCTGGGCACGGGCGACCTCACCCGTAAGGTGAACGTCAGCGCGCACCGCTTCAGCCGGGCCGCCCGCGAGAAGATCGAGGGCCTCGGCGGCACCGTGCAGGAGATCGTCTGA
- the rplF gene encoding 50S ribosomal protein L6, with protein sequence MSRIGKRPIAIPAGVDVQVDGNTVRVKGPRGELQRTLHRDVIVRREDGEIRVERPSDQPEHRALHGLSRTLVANMVEGVTAGFTKTLEIVGVGYRAETKPFGLTLALGYSHPIDYKAPPGITLRAVNPTTVEVAGTDKEVVGQVAAEIRSLRPPEPYKGKGIKYQGEVIRRKAGKAGGK encoded by the coding sequence ATGTCGCGCATCGGGAAGAGGCCGATCGCCATCCCCGCGGGGGTGGACGTGCAGGTGGACGGCAACACCGTCCGGGTGAAGGGCCCCAGGGGCGAGCTGCAGCGCACGCTGCACCGGGACGTGATCGTGCGCCGCGAGGACGGCGAGATCCGCGTGGAGCGGCCGAGCGACCAGCCGGAGCACCGCGCGCTGCACGGGCTCAGCCGCACCCTGGTGGCCAACATGGTCGAGGGCGTGACCGCGGGCTTCACCAAGACGCTGGAGATCGTGGGCGTGGGCTACCGCGCCGAGACCAAGCCCTTCGGGCTGACGCTGGCGCTCGGCTACAGCCACCCGATCGACTACAAGGCGCCGCCGGGGATCACGCTGCGCGCGGTGAACCCCACCACGGTGGAGGTCGCGGGGACCGACAAGGAGGTGGTGGGGCAGGTGGCGGCCGAGATCCGCAGCCTGCGTCCGCCCGAGCCGTACAAGGGCAAGGGCATCAAGTACCAGGGCGAGGTGATCCGCCGCAAGGCGGGCAAGGCGGGCGGCAAGTAG
- the rpmC gene encoding 50S ribosomal protein L29, with product MNGTEIREMTDEEIAERIEQLQEERFRLRFRSATQQLENPMLLRNIRRDIARLKTIQRERQNQEQGSR from the coding sequence GTGAACGGCACCGAGATCCGCGAGATGACCGACGAGGAGATCGCCGAGCGCATCGAGCAGCTCCAGGAGGAGCGCTTCCGGCTGCGCTTCCGCTCGGCGACCCAGCAGCTGGAGAACCCGATGCTGCTGCGCAACATCCGCCGCGACATCGCGCGGCTGAAGACGATCCAGCGCGAGCGCCAGAACCAGGAGCAGGGGAGCCGCTGA
- the rplD gene encoding 50S ribosomal protein L4 translates to MLTAKLYSAAGEPAGDVQLPEELFDGRVHEAALHQTVKAHLANRRQGTASTKTRGEVSGGKRKAWRQKGTGRARQGSIRAPHWRGGGIVFGPSPRDYHQDVPRKVKALARRSAFNQRALNGEIAVVERFDLAGPKTRPFAELIQKIGAADAKRVLVLTDGSQENVYLSARNLPNVEVLPFAQASAYDVMVARRLVIEQAALERVRQGAVPEEEVANA, encoded by the coding sequence ATGCTGACCGCGAAGCTCTACAGCGCCGCCGGCGAGCCGGCCGGCGACGTGCAGCTCCCCGAGGAGCTGTTCGACGGGCGCGTCCACGAGGCCGCCCTGCACCAGACCGTGAAGGCGCACCTGGCCAACCGCCGCCAGGGGACCGCCTCGACCAAGACCCGGGGCGAGGTCTCCGGGGGCAAGCGCAAGGCCTGGCGTCAGAAGGGCACCGGCCGGGCGCGCCAGGGCTCGATCCGCGCCCCCCACTGGCGGGGCGGCGGGATCGTGTTCGGGCCCTCCCCGCGCGACTACCACCAGGACGTGCCGCGCAAGGTGAAGGCGCTCGCGCGCCGCTCCGCCTTCAACCAGCGGGCCCTGAACGGCGAGATCGCCGTGGTGGAGCGCTTCGACCTGGCGGGCCCGAAGACGCGCCCCTTCGCCGAGCTGATCCAGAAGATCGGCGCCGCCGACGCCAAGCGCGTCCTGGTGCTCACCGACGGGTCGCAGGAGAACGTGTACCTGTCGGCGCGCAACCTCCCGAACGTCGAGGTGCTGCCGTTCGCGCAGGCCTCGGCCTACGACGTGATGGTGGCCCGCCGGCTGGTGATCGAGCAGGCCGCGCTGGAGCGCGTGCGCCAGGGCGCGGTGCCCGAGGAGGAGGTGGCCAATGCGTAA
- the rplR gene encoding 50S ribosomal protein L18 yields MARARIRARTREEKRVRRHRRVRGKVHGTPERPRLVVYRSLNHIEGQVVDDVAGRTIVGISTNSPALRERRGELTKSDASREAGKLLAGQAREAGVTAVVFDRGGYLYHGRVKAFAEGAREGGLEF; encoded by the coding sequence ATGGCGAGAGCACGGATCCGGGCCAGGACGCGCGAGGAGAAGCGCGTCCGCCGCCACCGCCGGGTGCGCGGCAAGGTCCACGGCACCCCCGAGCGCCCGCGCCTGGTCGTCTACCGCTCCCTCAACCACATCGAGGGGCAGGTGGTCGACGACGTGGCCGGCCGCACCATCGTGGGCATTTCGACGAACTCGCCGGCGCTGCGCGAGCGCCGGGGCGAGCTGACCAAGAGCGACGCGAGCCGCGAGGCCGGCAAGCTGCTGGCCGGCCAGGCCCGCGAGGCCGGCGTGACCGCGGTGGTGTTCGACCGCGGCGGCTACCTGTACCACGGCCGCGTGAAGGCCTTCGCCGAGGGCGCCCGCGAGGGCGGCCTCGAGTTCTAA
- a CDS encoding type Z 30S ribosomal protein S14 codes for MARKALIEKSKRKPKFGVRVHNRCNRCGRPRAFLRKFGLCRVCFRQMALSGEIPGVRKASW; via the coding sequence ATGGCACGCAAGGCCCTGATCGAGAAGTCGAAGCGCAAGCCGAAGTTCGGCGTCCGGGTGCACAACCGCTGCAACCGCTGCGGCCGCCCCCGGGCCTTCCTGCGCAAGTTCGGGCTCTGCCGCGTCTGCTTCCGGCAGATGGCGCTCTCGGGGGAGATCCCCGGGGTGCGCAAGGCGAGCTGGTAG
- the rpsQ gene encoding 30S ribosomal protein S17: MAENENELERGQRKTRVGTVVSDKMDKTVVVKVERRYAHPLYGKQVTRSKKYHAHDENNEYHPGDVVRITETRPLSKTKRWRVSELIERAR; this comes from the coding sequence ATGGCCGAGAACGAGAACGAGCTGGAGCGCGGCCAGCGGAAGACCCGCGTGGGGACCGTGGTCTCCGACAAGATGGACAAGACCGTGGTGGTGAAGGTGGAGCGCCGCTACGCGCACCCGCTGTACGGAAAGCAGGTGACGCGCTCCAAGAAGTACCACGCGCACGACGAGAACAACGAGTACCACCCCGGCGACGTGGTGCGCATCACCGAGACCCGGCCGCTGTCGAAGACCAAGCGGTGGCGTGTCTCCGAGCTGATCGAGCGGGCCCGCTAG
- the rpsS gene encoding 30S ribosomal protein S19 — MPRSLKKGPFVEESLQKKIRAMNEKNEKRVVKTWSRSSTITPEFVGHTLAVHNGNKFIPVYLTEQMVGHKLGEFAPTRTFKGHGGKLVDKRAKAR; from the coding sequence ATGCCCAGGAGCCTGAAGAAGGGGCCCTTCGTCGAGGAGAGCCTCCAGAAGAAGATCCGGGCGATGAACGAGAAGAACGAGAAGCGGGTCGTGAAGACCTGGTCGCGCTCTTCCACCATCACCCCGGAGTTCGTCGGCCACACGCTGGCCGTGCACAACGGCAACAAGTTCATCCCCGTGTACCTCACCGAGCAGATGGTGGGGCACAAGCTGGGCGAGTTCGCCCCCACGCGCACCTTCAAGGGGCACGGCGGCAAGCTCGTCGACAAGCGCGCCAAGGCGCGCTAG
- the rpsC gene encoding 30S ribosomal protein S3: protein MGQKTHPRGFRLGIVAPWKSRWFAERDFPAKLVEDEKIRKYLHQRLGHASISEIEIERKPGKTIVTVHTARPGVVIGKGGAEVDKLRDELARLSPGNEVAINVEEVKRPEVDAQLIADSIAHQLVQRVSFRRAMKRAVQNAMRAGAEGIKVQVAGRLNGAEIARTEGYKEGRIPLQTLRADIDYAQSTARTTYGTIGVKVWVFKGEVVENRRGRTYSTDAR from the coding sequence GTGGGACAGAAGACTCATCCGCGCGGGTTCCGGCTGGGGATCGTGGCCCCCTGGAAGTCCCGCTGGTTCGCCGAGCGCGACTTCCCGGCGAAGCTCGTCGAGGACGAGAAGATCCGCAAATACCTCCACCAGCGCCTGGGCCACGCCTCGATCTCGGAGATCGAGATCGAGAGGAAGCCCGGCAAGACGATCGTCACCGTGCACACCGCCCGCCCGGGCGTGGTGATCGGCAAGGGCGGCGCCGAGGTCGACAAGCTCCGCGACGAGCTGGCGCGCCTCAGCCCCGGCAACGAGGTGGCGATCAACGTGGAGGAGGTCAAGCGCCCCGAGGTGGACGCGCAGCTGATCGCCGACAGCATCGCGCACCAGCTGGTGCAGCGCGTCAGCTTCCGCCGCGCCATGAAGCGCGCGGTGCAGAACGCCATGCGCGCCGGCGCCGAGGGGATCAAGGTGCAGGTGGCCGGGCGCCTGAACGGCGCCGAGATCGCCCGCACCGAGGGGTACAAGGAGGGCCGCATCCCGCTGCAGACGCTGCGGGCCGACATCGACTACGCCCAGTCGACCGCGCGCACGACCTACGGGACGATCGGCGTGAAGGTCTGGGTGTTCAAGGGCGAGGTCGTCGAGAACCGCCGCGGGCGCACCTACTCGACCGACGCCCGGTAA
- the rplN gene encoding 50S ribosomal protein L14, with translation MLQQESIVRIADNSGAKKALVIRVLGGSKRRYASVGDQVIVAIKDALPDGTVKKGDVAKAVVVRTTKEVRRKDGSYIKFDENAAVIINDAGEPRATRIFGPVARELRDKRYMKIVSLAPEVI, from the coding sequence ATGCTGCAGCAGGAATCGATCGTCCGGATCGCGGACAACTCCGGCGCCAAGAAGGCGCTGGTGATCCGCGTGCTCGGCGGGAGCAAGCGCCGCTACGCCTCGGTGGGCGACCAGGTGATCGTGGCCATCAAGGACGCGCTCCCCGACGGGACCGTGAAGAAGGGCGACGTGGCCAAGGCGGTGGTGGTGCGCACCACCAAGGAGGTCCGGCGCAAGGACGGCAGCTACATCAAGTTCGACGAGAACGCGGCCGTCATCATCAACGACGCGGGCGAGCCCCGCGCCACGCGCATCTTCGGGCCCGTCGCCCGCGAGCTGCGCGACAAGCGCTACATGAAGATCGTCTCGCTGGCGCCGGAGGTGATCTGA
- the rplP gene encoding 50S ribosomal protein L16, which yields MLAPKRVKYRKQMKGRMRGAATRGNYVAFGDFGLQALEPGWISNRSIEAARIAMTRHIKRGGKVWIRIFPDKTITKKPLEVRMGKGKGNPEGWVAVVRPGRIMFELEGVAPEIARRALQLAAAKLPVKAKIVERERAEAHAAPAEGGEA from the coding sequence ATGCTCGCTCCCAAGAGAGTCAAGTACCGCAAGCAGATGAAGGGCCGCATGCGCGGCGCCGCCACCCGGGGCAACTACGTGGCCTTCGGCGACTTCGGCCTGCAGGCGCTGGAGCCCGGCTGGATCAGCAACCGCTCGATCGAGGCGGCCCGTATCGCCATGACGCGCCACATCAAGCGCGGCGGCAAGGTGTGGATCCGGATCTTCCCGGACAAGACCATTACCAAGAAGCCCCTGGAAGTGCGCATGGGCAAGGGCAAGGGCAACCCGGAGGGGTGGGTGGCCGTGGTCAGGCCCGGGCGGATCATGTTCGAGCTGGAGGGCGTCGCTCCCGAGATCGCCAGGCGGGCGCTGCAGCTGGCGGCCGCCAAGCTCCCGGTGAAGGCCAAGATCGTCGAGCGCGAGCGGGCCGAGGCCCACGCGGCCCCCGCCGAGGGAGGTGAGGCGTGA